From Pandoraea norimbergensis, the proteins below share one genomic window:
- a CDS encoding class I SAM-dependent DNA methyltransferase: MWKDPGIDGDAQRLSQLCWMFFLKIIDDQEQQLKNENSHYRSTIPTKFRWKNWAKSESLNDESDLISFVNGELFPALKSLPRNKKQARVVNAVFEDAFNYMKSGKLMRQVIKKINEVDFNDIAERKHFGDIYEQLLNDLQAAGHAGEFYTPRAITAFMVGRINPQLGETILDPSCGTGGFLTCSIRHMRRFVKTPDDERTLQAGLRAVELKQLPHMLCVTNMLLHGVEDPGFVIHGNALARPYESYTRRDEVDVILSNPPFGGQIEEGIEQNFPIEFRTKESADLFLALYMRLLKPGGRAAVVLPDGLLFGDGIKRRLKKALLEQCDLHTIVRLPDSVFKPYASVGTNLLFFDKGKPTREIWFYELRIPDGQKAYSMSKPIKEDHLNDCVRWWGGPDRRNRAESDVAWRIGLAEIETRNYNIAIRNPYNSVDKLDEPADLLARLEEGEKITTELRDRLKHALMQILLQ; encoded by the coding sequence ATGTGGAAAGACCCGGGCATCGACGGAGATGCTCAACGTCTGTCACAGCTGTGCTGGATGTTCTTTCTGAAAATTATCGACGACCAAGAACAACAATTAAAAAATGAGAATTCGCATTACAGATCAACCATTCCAACGAAGTTTCGATGGAAAAATTGGGCAAAGAGCGAATCTTTAAATGATGAATCTGATTTAATCAGCTTCGTCAACGGAGAACTTTTTCCCGCACTAAAATCGTTGCCACGCAACAAAAAGCAAGCCCGAGTGGTGAATGCCGTTTTTGAAGATGCATTCAACTACATGAAGTCCGGAAAACTGATGCGGCAGGTTATTAAAAAAATCAACGAAGTTGATTTCAACGACATAGCCGAACGAAAACACTTTGGTGACATATACGAACAACTTCTTAACGACCTCCAAGCCGCGGGGCACGCAGGCGAGTTTTATACTCCACGCGCCATAACTGCGTTTATGGTGGGGAGAATAAATCCGCAACTAGGCGAGACCATTTTGGATCCGTCGTGCGGGACTGGTGGATTTCTTACATGCTCGATTCGGCACATGAGGCGCTTTGTCAAAACGCCAGATGATGAACGAACCCTCCAGGCAGGGTTACGCGCAGTGGAACTAAAGCAACTCCCTCACATGCTCTGCGTCACGAATATGCTACTCCATGGCGTTGAGGATCCAGGATTTGTAATTCATGGTAACGCGCTCGCCAGGCCGTATGAATCCTATACAAGAAGAGATGAAGTAGATGTCATCCTCTCTAATCCTCCCTTTGGGGGGCAAATCGAAGAAGGAATAGAGCAAAACTTCCCTATAGAATTTCGAACAAAAGAATCTGCCGATCTCTTTTTGGCTCTTTACATGCGGCTTCTGAAACCTGGAGGCCGGGCTGCAGTCGTTCTACCAGACGGGTTGCTTTTTGGAGACGGGATCAAACGCCGTCTTAAGAAGGCACTCCTAGAGCAATGCGACTTACACACGATCGTGCGGTTGCCTGACAGCGTTTTTAAGCCTTACGCCAGCGTTGGGACGAACTTGCTCTTTTTTGACAAAGGCAAACCAACCCGCGAGATTTGGTTCTACGAGCTTCGCATTCCGGACGGACAGAAAGCCTACTCAATGTCCAAACCAATTAAAGAAGATCACTTGAACGATTGCGTTCGATGGTGGGGCGGACCGGATCGGAGAAATCGCGCGGAAAGCGACGTGGCCTGGAGAATTGGCCTAGCGGAGATCGAGACTCGAAATTACAATATTGCAATTAGGAATCCATATAACAGCGTCGACAAGCTCGACGAACCAGCAGACCTCCTCGCAAGGCTAGAAGAAGGCGAGAAAATTACCACTGAGCTTCGTGATCGGCTGAAACACGCGCTCATGCAGATACTCCTACAATGA
- a CDS encoding helix-turn-helix domain-containing protein: MAHRCYEKLRQDLASNLKNLRKRAGLSQEQLSVRAHVDRSYVSQLEREIGNPSLQVLATLASTLGSDVVDLLTGQSD; this comes from the coding sequence ATGGCACATCGTTGCTACGAAAAGCTGCGGCAAGATCTCGCGTCAAACCTCAAGAACCTACGCAAGAGAGCCGGCTTGTCACAAGAACAGCTGAGCGTACGTGCACACGTAGACCGGAGTTACGTAAGCCAACTTGAGCGAGAGATCGGAAATCCATCGTTGCAGGTACTTGCCACTTTGGCCTCCACGCTCGGTTCCGATGTCGTGGATCTGCTGACTGGGCAGTCTGACTAA
- a CDS encoding helix-turn-helix domain-containing protein, with protein MIINKCETSVMSALGDFIRARRKKLGLTQTALAARVGVDDTYVSAVETGKRTPDGEQFLELVAAALELNDDLKRDLAAAARRSQRIFRLPAEISVHKHEVLRALAMDIKLSDDDMSAFAAIHAALARSRTSEAVDTQESTIGGPM; from the coding sequence TTGATCATCAACAAATGCGAGACGAGTGTTATGAGCGCGCTCGGCGATTTCATTCGAGCTAGAAGGAAGAAATTAGGCCTAACGCAGACGGCGTTGGCTGCGCGTGTCGGCGTGGACGACACATATGTAAGCGCCGTCGAAACCGGTAAACGCACTCCGGATGGCGAGCAATTCCTGGAGTTGGTAGCAGCAGCGCTTGAGCTTAATGATGACCTCAAGCGTGATCTAGCTGCCGCCGCTCGCAGATCTCAGCGCATCTTTCGACTGCCAGCCGAAATCTCGGTGCACAAGCACGAGGTTCTTCGAGCACTGGCGATGGACATCAAACTTTCCGACGACGATATGAGTGCATTTGCCGCGATCCACGCTGCGCTTGCGCGCAGCCGGACGTCGGAAGCGGTGGATACCCAAGAATCCACGATAGGAGGTCCTATGTAA